In one Rhodococcus sp. B50 genomic region, the following are encoded:
- the pepN gene encoding aminopeptidase N, protein MSSANLTRAETAARARALDVHSYRVELDLRGAVDARRTGFPTVTTLEFTASTDEAWLDFIGDSVESVTINGELVPVVYDGARITIGGLKEINVVTVVATGRYSRSGEGLHRFVDPVDGETYLYTQYEPADARRVFACFEQPDLKAPFTFVVTAPRRWQVLSNEAAERTVQRDDTQTVTFAPTQPISTYITAIVAGPYHRVDASWSRGDLTVPLGVLCRASLAEHLDADEVVEVTRQGMDFYAEHFDYPYPFGKYDQVFVPEYNLGAMENPGCVTFTEAYVFRGAATAAQHQGRANTILHEMAHMWFGDLVTMKWWDDLWLKESFADFMGAFASAEATKFTDAWVAFANRRKAWAYLQDQLPTTHPIVADIVDLEAAKLNFDGITYAKGASVLKQLVAYVGRDAFFEGARRYFRTHAFGNTTLDDLLVELSSTSGRDLSSWAQAWLQTTGVSTLHLEETGNGYEIVQSDPRPHRLAVGCYDPDDSGDLVRTHHIEVDLADARTAVELPEAALVLLNDDDLTYAKVRLDARSLDTVESSLDRVREPLARGLLWSALWNATRDGELAVDRYLSMAARFAPHETDIALLTAVLANAAQAVEHYVPAAARTDARRRWFDAVWDGLHGAAPGSDAQLAFARAVGVAASVDDRHAADLRAILGGDAAPPEGLRLDPDLRWSWWAALTTTGDADEADLDEELRSDDTASGRTAHLRALASRPRAEVKAHAWATILADHTLTNDHLDATIAGFRAGARRDLISAYDTDYYAVLHETWTGRSIEIARRIVVGLFPAADSLEPVDAWLEAHVDAPAALRRLVIEQRDHLARDLRVQRINTP, encoded by the coding sequence GTGAGCTCTGCGAATCTGACCCGTGCCGAAACCGCCGCCCGCGCCCGCGCACTCGACGTGCACTCCTACCGCGTCGAACTCGACCTGCGGGGTGCCGTCGACGCCCGCCGCACCGGATTCCCGACGGTCACGACGCTCGAATTCACTGCTTCGACCGACGAGGCCTGGCTCGATTTCATCGGCGATTCCGTCGAGTCGGTGACGATCAACGGCGAGCTCGTACCCGTCGTCTACGACGGCGCTCGGATCACCATCGGTGGCCTGAAGGAGATCAACGTCGTCACCGTCGTCGCGACCGGCCGGTACAGCCGGTCGGGGGAGGGACTGCACCGCTTCGTCGACCCCGTCGACGGCGAAACCTATCTCTACACCCAGTACGAGCCGGCCGACGCCCGGCGGGTCTTCGCGTGCTTCGAACAGCCGGATCTCAAGGCGCCGTTCACCTTCGTCGTGACCGCGCCGCGCCGCTGGCAGGTGTTGTCGAACGAGGCCGCCGAGCGCACGGTGCAGCGCGACGACACGCAGACCGTGACGTTCGCGCCGACCCAGCCGATCTCCACGTACATCACCGCGATCGTCGCCGGCCCGTACCACCGGGTCGACGCGTCGTGGAGCCGCGGCGACCTGACGGTTCCGCTGGGGGTGCTGTGCCGCGCCTCGCTCGCCGAGCATCTCGACGCCGACGAAGTCGTCGAGGTCACCCGGCAGGGCATGGACTTCTACGCCGAGCACTTCGACTATCCGTATCCGTTCGGCAAATACGACCAGGTGTTCGTGCCCGAATACAACCTCGGCGCGATGGAGAACCCCGGCTGCGTCACCTTCACCGAGGCCTACGTCTTTCGCGGCGCCGCGACCGCCGCCCAGCACCAGGGACGCGCCAACACGATCCTCCACGAGATGGCGCACATGTGGTTCGGCGACCTGGTGACCATGAAGTGGTGGGACGACCTGTGGCTCAAGGAGTCGTTCGCCGACTTCATGGGTGCCTTCGCCAGCGCCGAGGCCACCAAGTTCACCGACGCATGGGTGGCGTTCGCGAACCGCCGCAAAGCCTGGGCGTACCTGCAGGACCAACTGCCCACGACCCATCCGATCGTCGCCGACATCGTCGATCTCGAGGCGGCGAAGTTGAACTTCGACGGCATCACCTACGCCAAGGGTGCGAGCGTCCTGAAGCAGCTCGTCGCCTACGTCGGCCGCGACGCCTTCTTCGAGGGCGCCCGCCGGTATTTCCGCACGCATGCCTTCGGCAACACCACTCTCGACGATCTGCTCGTCGAACTGTCGAGTACCTCCGGCCGCGACCTGTCGTCGTGGGCGCAGGCGTGGCTGCAGACCACCGGTGTATCGACCCTGCATCTCGAGGAGACCGGGAACGGGTACGAGATCGTACAGAGCGATCCGCGCCCGCACCGCCTCGCCGTCGGATGCTACGACCCCGACGATTCCGGCGACCTCGTGCGCACCCACCACATCGAGGTCGACCTCGCGGACGCACGCACCGCCGTCGAGCTGCCCGAAGCGGCGCTGGTGCTGCTCAACGACGACGACCTCACCTACGCGAAGGTCCGCCTCGACGCGCGGTCGCTCGACACCGTCGAGTCCTCCCTGGACCGTGTCCGAGAGCCGCTCGCGCGCGGGCTGCTGTGGTCGGCGCTGTGGAATGCGACCCGCGACGGCGAACTCGCCGTCGACCGCTATCTGTCCATGGCCGCCCGGTTCGCCCCGCACGAGACCGACATCGCGCTGCTCACCGCGGTGCTCGCCAACGCGGCCCAGGCCGTCGAGCACTATGTGCCCGCCGCGGCGCGGACGGATGCGCGGCGTCGTTGGTTCGACGCGGTGTGGGACGGTCTGCACGGCGCCGCGCCGGGCAGCGACGCCCAGTTGGCGTTCGCCCGCGCCGTCGGGGTCGCGGCGAGCGTGGACGACCGGCACGCCGCCGACCTGCGGGCGATCCTGGGTGGCGACGCCGCACCCCCGGAAGGTCTGCGTCTCGATCCCGACCTGCGATGGAGCTGGTGGGCGGCGCTGACCACCACCGGCGACGCCGACGAGGCCGACCTCGACGAGGAACTCCGCAGCGACGACACCGCCTCGGGACGAACCGCGCACCTGCGGGCCCTCGCGTCCCGGCCCCGTGCGGAGGTCAAGGCCCACGCGTGGGCGACGATCCTCGCCGACCACACCCTCACCAACGACCACCTCGACGCGACCATCGCCGGTTTTCGCGCCGGGGCGCGCCGCGACCTGATCTCCGCCTACGACACCGACTACTACGCGGTGCTCCACGAGACCTGGACCGGACGCAGTATCGAGATCGCCCGCCGTATCGTCGTCGGGCTGTTCCCCGCGGCGGACAGCCTCGAACCCGTCGACGCGTGGCTCGAGGCGCACGTCGATGCCCCTGCCGCGCTGCGGCGTCTGGTGATCGAACAACGCGACCATCTCGCCCGCGACCTGCGTGTGCAGAGGATCAACACGCCGTGA
- a CDS encoding SDR family oxidoreductase, with product MTIAVTGAAGHIGRLTISALRARGIAATDIVAVVRDAAKAADLAVDGVQVRVANYADATALREALADVDKLLLVSGSEVGQRLPQHTNIIEAAKTTGVTFIAYTSILHAATSPLILAGEHKATEELLAASGIDHALLRNGWYWENYDNSVAAATATGALFGSAGTGRVAGAARKDFAEAAAAVLATEGHAGAVYELGGQRLTYTELAEVLSGIVGVPVTYKDLPKEEYAKILENAGVPTQFAAVLADSDAGIAVGALDTDSGDLERLIGRPATPAAEAIGA from the coding sequence ATGACCATCGCCGTCACCGGAGCCGCCGGCCACATCGGCCGCCTGACCATCTCCGCTCTCCGCGCCCGCGGAATCGCCGCCACCGATATCGTCGCCGTCGTGCGCGACGCGGCGAAGGCCGCCGACCTGGCCGTCGACGGAGTGCAGGTCCGCGTTGCGAACTACGCCGATGCGACGGCACTACGCGAGGCGCTGGCCGATGTCGACAAGCTTCTCCTCGTCTCCGGCAGCGAAGTGGGGCAGCGACTGCCCCAGCACACCAACATCATCGAAGCCGCCAAGACCACGGGCGTTACGTTCATCGCCTACACCTCGATCCTGCACGCGGCGACGAGCCCGCTGATCCTCGCCGGCGAACACAAGGCCACCGAGGAACTGCTCGCCGCCTCCGGCATCGACCATGCCCTCCTGCGCAACGGTTGGTATTGGGAGAACTACGACAACTCGGTCGCCGCAGCCACCGCCACCGGGGCGCTGTTCGGCTCGGCCGGCACCGGCCGCGTTGCCGGAGCGGCCCGTAAGGACTTCGCCGAAGCCGCGGCCGCGGTTCTTGCAACCGAGGGACACGCCGGTGCCGTCTACGAACTCGGCGGTCAGCGACTGACCTACACCGAACTGGCGGAGGTCCTCTCCGGCATCGTCGGCGTACCCGTCACCTACAAGGATCTGCCCAAGGAGGAGTACGCGAAAATCCTCGAGAACGCCGGAGTCCCCACACAGTTCGCCGCCGTGCTCGCCGACTCCGACGCAGGCATCGCCGTCGGCGCGCTCGACACCGACAGCGGAGATCTCGAACGCCTCATCGGACGTCCCGCGACACCGGCGGCCGAGGCGATCGGTGCCTGA
- a CDS encoding winged helix-turn-helix transcriptional regulator: MSTDRLPEANVFARECPSRPVLQSITGRWGVLVLAALVDDTRRFSELRRRVDGVSERMLAQTLQTLERDGLIHRAVLGTIPPHVEYSLTDLGHRITAPLLTLIDVVEGSMPDIVAAQDEYDRTH, encoded by the coding sequence ATGAGCACCGATCGCCTCCCCGAAGCCAATGTCTTCGCGCGCGAGTGCCCGTCGCGTCCGGTGCTGCAGAGCATCACCGGGCGATGGGGCGTACTGGTGCTGGCGGCACTTGTCGACGACACGCGCCGGTTCTCGGAGCTGCGCCGCCGGGTCGACGGTGTGAGCGAACGCATGCTGGCGCAGACCCTGCAGACCCTCGAACGCGACGGCCTGATCCACCGAGCCGTCCTGGGGACGATTCCCCCGCACGTCGAGTACTCCCTCACCGACCTCGGACACCGCATCACGGCGCCCCTGCTGACGCTCATCGACGTCGTCGAAGGCTCGATGCCCGACATCGTCGCCGCGCAGGACGAGTACGACCGCACCCACTGA
- a CDS encoding carboxymuconolactone decarboxylase family protein, giving the protein MAHVNLGKQHPAPYRSVLALNKEVEEVVARAGLDAKLAELVKIRTSQLNGCAFCLRMHTRDALEKGETTDRLAVLAAWWESQYFTDQERAALALAEEVTHPMEPGRHEWDNGSLSDEQVSSITWLAIVMNAWNRIAVRSHYPVAP; this is encoded by the coding sequence ATGGCGCACGTCAATCTCGGTAAGCAGCACCCTGCCCCATACAGGAGCGTGCTGGCGCTGAACAAGGAGGTCGAGGAGGTCGTCGCCCGGGCCGGCCTCGATGCGAAGTTGGCCGAACTCGTGAAGATCCGGACATCGCAGCTCAACGGGTGCGCATTCTGCCTGCGCATGCACACGCGGGACGCGCTGGAGAAGGGCGAAACCACCGATCGTCTCGCGGTCCTCGCCGCCTGGTGGGAGTCGCAGTACTTCACCGACCAGGAGCGAGCCGCGCTCGCGCTCGCCGAAGAAGTCACACACCCCATGGAGCCCGGTCGTCACGAGTGGGACAACGGGTCACTGAGCGACGAGCAGGTCTCCTCGATCACGTGGCTCGCGATCGTCATGAACGCGTGGAACCGCATCGCCGTCCGGAGCCACTACCCCGTCGCCCCGTGA
- a CDS encoding LysM peptidoglycan-binding domain-containing protein — protein MVLGGSIRIADVPTTRGTAMVTKYEVVAGDTLSKLAQRFYGDATLFPVIAVPNGITDPDEITVGQELLIPYITRRHIVASGETLSGLAQHFYGVGTLFPVLAAANHIADPSVIQVGRSLLIPELGDVGHHTVVAGETLSELARRWYGDAQLYPVISFPNHILDPDRVEVGRVLIRPGLNYRHTVVAGDTLRALAEDHYGNAEMFAIIAATNHIADPNRIPVGQVLFFPNLTNF, from the coding sequence ATGGTCCTCGGCGGCTCGATCCGAATCGCCGACGTCCCCACCACCCGAGGCACGGCCATGGTTACGAAATACGAAGTCGTCGCAGGCGACACCCTGTCGAAGCTGGCACAGAGGTTCTACGGCGACGCGACGCTGTTCCCCGTCATCGCTGTTCCGAACGGCATCACAGATCCGGACGAGATCACCGTCGGGCAGGAACTGCTCATCCCGTACATCACCAGACGGCACATCGTCGCATCCGGCGAGACACTGTCGGGATTGGCGCAACACTTCTACGGCGTCGGGACCCTGTTCCCGGTGCTCGCGGCAGCCAACCACATCGCCGATCCGAGCGTCATCCAGGTCGGTCGCTCACTGCTGATTCCCGAACTCGGGGACGTGGGACACCACACTGTGGTGGCGGGAGAGACCCTCTCGGAGCTCGCACGCCGCTGGTACGGCGACGCGCAGCTGTATCCGGTGATCTCGTTCCCGAATCACATCCTTGACCCCGATCGCGTCGAGGTCGGACGCGTGCTGATCCGCCCGGGACTCAACTACCGGCACACGGTCGTCGCCGGCGACACCCTGCGGGCCCTCGCGGAGGACCACTACGGCAATGCAGAGATGTTCGCGATCATCGCGGCGACCAACCACATCGCCGATCCGAACAGGATCCCTGTCGGGCAGGTGTTGTTCTTCCCGAATCTCACCAACTTCTGA
- a CDS encoding nitroreductase family deazaflavin-dependent oxidoreductase, whose product MTDGSFRPERTYRPSRWRHIENVAMSVLTRAGSVPHSYLLTTRGRRTGKIRRNPVLIVDLHGKRWLVAPYGSVGWVRNARAAGEVELSRRRDTRRYSIREVSGEEAGPVLQQYVELASATRRYFEASRNDPVERFVAEADHHPVFELLPPT is encoded by the coding sequence ATGACCGACGGTTCGTTCCGTCCCGAGCGCACCTACCGACCGAGCCGGTGGCGACACATCGAGAACGTCGCGATGAGCGTTCTCACTCGTGCGGGATCGGTGCCGCACTCCTATCTGCTGACCACCCGCGGTAGACGCACCGGGAAGATCCGCCGCAACCCCGTGCTGATCGTCGATCTGCACGGAAAACGCTGGCTGGTGGCCCCGTACGGATCGGTGGGGTGGGTGCGCAACGCGCGTGCTGCCGGCGAGGTCGAGCTCAGCAGACGTCGCGACACGCGCCGCTACTCGATCCGTGAGGTATCAGGGGAGGAGGCCGGGCCCGTCCTGCAGCAGTACGTCGAGCTGGCGTCCGCCACTCGCCGATATTTCGAGGCGAGCAGGAACGACCCGGTGGAGCGGTTCGTGGCCGAAGCCGATCACCATCCGGTCTTCGAATTGCTACCACCGACGTAG
- a CDS encoding aspartate/glutamate racemase family protein yields the protein MIPAGDEQALVHATIFDQLVHGAFRDETRASFVDLIGRLADSGCDAVALVCTEIPLLVSPDDAPLPVLDSTRLSGQAALEVALGTRALPAWHGGQFRR from the coding sequence GTGATCCCGGCAGGCGACGAGCAAGCCCTGGTACACGCGACGATCTTCGACCAACTGGTGCACGGCGCCTTCCGGGACGAGACCCGGGCGTCCTTCGTGGACCTCATCGGCCGACTCGCGGACTCTGGATGCGACGCGGTCGCGCTGGTATGCACCGAGATCCCGCTGCTGGTCTCCCCGGACGACGCGCCGTTACCGGTACTGGACTCGACACGACTGTCCGGACAGGCGGCCCTCGAGGTGGCACTCGGAACGCGCGCCCTGCCGGCCTGGCACGGCGGACAGTTCCGGCGATAA
- a CDS encoding VOC family protein, producing the protein MAHIRRFDHIGLTVSDLDAATEFFVGLGFEVEGTGSVRGEFAETVCGIPGTHCDIAVLRPPGGGVRLELATFITPAHLPGSPTAMPNELGIRNVSFEVGDLQGAVDSVAAQGYGLVGGIGEYEKSVRMAYVRGPDGIIVSLFEQIG; encoded by the coding sequence ATGGCACACATACGACGTTTCGACCACATCGGCCTCACCGTGTCGGACCTCGACGCGGCAACGGAGTTCTTCGTCGGACTGGGTTTCGAGGTGGAGGGCACCGGGTCTGTACGAGGCGAGTTTGCAGAGACTGTGTGCGGTATCCCGGGAACGCACTGTGACATTGCAGTGCTTCGGCCGCCCGGTGGAGGAGTTCGTCTGGAACTCGCTACCTTCATCACACCCGCGCACCTTCCCGGCTCACCGACCGCGATGCCCAACGAACTCGGGATCCGCAATGTGTCGTTCGAGGTCGGCGACCTCCAGGGGGCCGTCGACTCCGTTGCTGCGCAGGGATACGGACTTGTCGGCGGCATCGGCGAGTACGAGAAAAGTGTGCGGATGGCCTACGTGCGAGGACCCGACGGGATCATCGTGTCGCTCTTCGAGCAGATCGGCTGA
- a CDS encoding TetR family transcriptional regulator, giving the protein MARPSKPLISRAAAVTASIEIIDSEGLDAFSLPRLAKHLGVRAPSLYHHFSDKSEILAAVARQIAGAGTLPRRKPGPDWPEFFVKTSLNLRRSILKHRNAAPILLQYLPRDLLIGTYEDIAGFLEESGVPARLHVQILDGMERLTLGAVLTEAMRKPATKSTIFPNVDPASQPLLSKALAANEMTSQQLFEEMIRSFLHGVVRNENVATTEAAHTGKVKVSAD; this is encoded by the coding sequence ATGGCCCGTCCGTCGAAACCTCTGATCAGTCGCGCAGCCGCCGTGACAGCGTCCATCGAGATCATCGATTCCGAGGGACTCGATGCTTTCAGCCTTCCACGCCTGGCCAAACACCTCGGAGTGCGAGCACCGTCGCTCTACCACCACTTCTCCGACAAGTCGGAGATTCTTGCCGCGGTCGCCCGGCAGATCGCCGGTGCCGGTACCCTTCCGCGGCGCAAGCCCGGCCCGGACTGGCCCGAGTTCTTCGTGAAAACCAGCTTGAATTTGCGCCGCTCGATCCTCAAACACCGCAATGCCGCACCGATCCTGCTGCAGTATCTGCCGCGTGATCTGTTGATCGGCACCTACGAGGACATCGCTGGGTTTCTCGAGGAGTCCGGTGTGCCCGCGCGTCTGCACGTGCAGATCCTCGACGGCATGGAACGCCTGACGCTCGGAGCGGTGCTCACCGAGGCGATGCGCAAGCCGGCTACCAAGTCCACGATCTTCCCGAACGTCGATCCCGCGTCGCAGCCCCTGTTGTCCAAGGCGCTCGCCGCGAACGAGATGACTTCCCAGCAGTTGTTCGAGGAAATGATCCGCAGCTTCCTCCACGGCGTGGTGCGCAACGAGAATGTAGCGACGACAGAGGCCGCGCACACCGGCAAGGTGAAGGTTTCGGCCGACTGA
- a CDS encoding cytochrome P450: MTIDDIAADLVVDFDVYDPALASPVDVFQERAAELRARGPILYSPHYGGHWIVTRYADIFRILRDAETFSSYPNNLVDAGQGKFIPVEIDPPEHTQYRQALQPLFSPARMKELEPKIREIINELIDGFASSGRCEFVAEFAHALPTRVFLTLMGWPLDDAERFTEWTDIALQGIPGADEEESARARAEAATNVFEYFGAFVERVRSGQEDPGSVTAQIINTPIRMDGVERHLTDEELRRMFFLLLIAGLHTVQGSLGWAMVHLANNPTQRNALIGDSSLVPHAVEEVLRIEAAVSMGRRATRDVEIGGVNIKAGDQLLLLLCSANRDDTEFDDPDTFLIERGSNRHLSFGAGPHRCLGSHLARLELTLAMEEIHRRIPDYTLIENDPPLMHGTSVRGCVRLPLEFTPEQ, encoded by the coding sequence TTGACTATTGATGACATTGCAGCCGATTTGGTGGTCGACTTCGACGTCTACGACCCCGCGCTCGCTTCACCTGTCGACGTCTTCCAGGAGCGGGCCGCCGAACTCCGCGCCCGCGGTCCGATCCTTTATTCGCCTCATTACGGTGGACACTGGATCGTTACGCGCTACGCAGACATCTTCCGTATTCTCCGCGACGCCGAGACGTTCTCGAGCTATCCGAACAATCTCGTCGACGCCGGTCAGGGCAAATTCATTCCCGTCGAGATCGATCCACCCGAGCACACACAGTATCGGCAGGCACTGCAACCGCTGTTCAGTCCGGCACGGATGAAGGAGCTCGAACCGAAGATCCGGGAGATCATCAACGAACTGATCGACGGATTCGCGTCCTCCGGCCGATGCGAATTCGTCGCCGAGTTCGCCCATGCGCTGCCGACCCGCGTCTTCCTGACCTTGATGGGCTGGCCTCTCGACGATGCCGAGCGGTTCACCGAATGGACGGACATTGCGCTCCAAGGGATCCCAGGTGCCGACGAAGAAGAATCAGCACGCGCTCGTGCAGAAGCGGCCACGAATGTGTTCGAGTACTTCGGTGCGTTCGTCGAACGGGTGCGGTCGGGGCAGGAAGACCCCGGCAGTGTCACCGCGCAGATCATCAACACACCGATCCGCATGGATGGCGTCGAACGACATCTGACGGACGAGGAACTGCGTCGCATGTTCTTCCTGCTGCTCATTGCGGGACTGCACACGGTGCAAGGATCACTCGGTTGGGCCATGGTCCACCTGGCGAACAATCCGACGCAACGCAATGCTCTGATCGGCGACAGCAGCCTGGTGCCGCACGCAGTGGAGGAAGTCCTTCGAATCGAGGCCGCAGTGAGCATGGGTCGTCGAGCCACGCGCGACGTCGAGATCGGTGGCGTGAACATCAAGGCCGGAGACCAACTGCTCTTGCTGCTCTGTTCGGCCAACCGCGACGACACCGAGTTCGACGATCCGGATACTTTCCTGATCGAGCGTGGCTCGAACAGGCACCTGTCGTTCGGCGCGGGTCCGCACCGCTGTCTCGGGTCGCACCTGGCACGACTCGAACTGACGCTGGCGATGGAGGAGATTCACCGAAGGATCCCCGATTACACTTTGATCGAAAATGATCCGCCGTTGATGCACGGCACATCGGTTCGGGGTTGTGTACGACTGCCGCTCGAGTTCACCCCGGAACAGTGA
- a CDS encoding cytochrome P450 — protein sequence MVDFDIYDPTLAHPVDTVQEKVAELAAKGPVVYSTAHGGHWIVTRYKEVHEVLRNPDIFSSYPNNLVNAGDGKFLPLELDPPEHTAYRVALQPLFSPNRMKALTEQIRAVVNDLIDDFAGDGEAEFISAFAHELPTRVFLALMDWPLEDAPMFTEATDIALMGKPGASEEESAQARAEAAQQMFGYFQKIVDERRADPGDDVTSTLIHTEIELAEGKRLLTDEELTRMFFLLLIAGLHTVQGSLAWAIIHLVNRPDQRAALIADDGLIPSAVEEILRIEAAVIMGRRATRDVELGGVRVKEGDQLIAMLCSANRDPDEFDDPNSLDLERTPNRHLSFGAGPHRCLGSHLARLELSIALEELHRRIPDYELIESDPPILHATQVRGCLRLPIKFTPTT from the coding sequence GTGGTCGACTTCGACATCTACGATCCGACACTTGCACATCCGGTGGACACCGTTCAGGAGAAAGTCGCCGAACTGGCGGCCAAAGGTCCTGTCGTGTACTCGACCGCGCACGGTGGTCACTGGATCGTCACCCGCTACAAGGAAGTACACGAGGTTCTCCGCAACCCGGACATCTTCTCGAGCTATCCGAACAACCTCGTCAATGCGGGTGACGGTAAGTTCTTGCCGCTCGAACTGGACCCACCGGAGCACACCGCGTACCGAGTGGCTCTGCAACCACTGTTCTCCCCGAATCGGATGAAGGCACTCACCGAGCAGATCCGCGCGGTCGTCAACGACCTCATCGACGATTTCGCAGGTGACGGTGAAGCCGAATTCATCTCGGCGTTCGCGCACGAGCTTCCCACGCGCGTGTTCCTGGCCCTGATGGACTGGCCGCTCGAGGACGCGCCCATGTTCACCGAGGCTACCGACATTGCTCTGATGGGTAAGCCCGGAGCGAGCGAGGAAGAGTCCGCGCAGGCACGCGCCGAAGCCGCACAACAAATGTTCGGCTACTTCCAGAAGATCGTCGACGAACGTCGCGCCGACCCGGGCGACGACGTGACGTCGACTCTCATTCACACCGAGATCGAACTCGCCGAGGGCAAGCGCCTGCTCACGGACGAAGAACTCACCCGCATGTTCTTCCTCCTCCTCATCGCTGGACTGCACACGGTGCAGGGATCCTTGGCGTGGGCGATCATTCATCTGGTCAACCGACCCGACCAGCGCGCAGCGTTGATCGCCGACGACGGACTGATACCCTCCGCGGTCGAGGAGATTCTTCGGATCGAAGCTGCGGTCATCATGGGTAGGCGCGCGACACGCGATGTCGAACTCGGGGGAGTTCGTGTCAAGGAGGGTGACCAGCTCATCGCGATGCTGTGCTCGGCCAACCGCGATCCCGACGAGTTCGATGACCCGAACTCGCTGGATCTCGAACGAACCCCGAATCGTCACTTGTCGTTCGGTGCGGGACCGCATCGATGCCTGGGTTCGCATCTGGCGCGTCTCGAGCTGTCGATCGCTCTCGAAGAACTGCACCGGAGAATCCCCGACTACGAATTGATCGAATCCGATCCGCCGATCCTGCACGCCACCCAGGTCCGCGGGTGTCTGCGGCTTCCGATCAAGTTCACCCCGACGACCTGA
- a CDS encoding IS3 family transposase (programmed frameshift) yields MEDEANHPRAGGPQPRRTFTPADKLAHLDAYEQACETNEGGAYLRREGLYSSLIVEWRRQRDAGVLTGKKPGAKIGKLTPEQAEIARLKRELERANKKLATTETALSIMGKAHALLEQLSESGGRRRDAEEALTAAHHALTAAGVTTRAATTLTAVARSTAIRTRERPAASVPSVSAVMRAPANKLSALERRRVVEVLCSDRFVDRAPLEVYATLLDEGIYLCSVATMYRILRENRQVSDRRRQARHPARACPELVARAPRQVYSWDITKLPGPTKGVYYDAYVMVDIYSRYIVGAHVQTHESGLLAVEFMTDIFATHGIPEVVHADRGTSMTSKSVATLLADLDVVRSHSRPRVSNDNPYSESLFKTLKYGPGFPERFSSVHHAREFMDSFVAWYNHDHRHTGIGLHTPADVHFGLAAPKATERARVLADARRTHPARFGTTDPYPTILALPADAWINKPVQDPATEPDTEEVAA; encoded by the exons ATGGAGGACGAGGCGAACCATCCCAGGGCCGGCGGTCCGCAACCACGGCGGACGTTCACTCCGGCGGACAAGCTCGCGCACCTCGACGCCTACGAGCAGGCCTGCGAGACCAACGAGGGTGGGGCGTACCTGCGTCGCGAAGGCTTGTACTCGTCGCTGATCGTCGAATGGCGCCGCCAACGCGACGCCGGCGTCCTCACGGGCAAGAAGCCGGGCGCGAAGATCGGCAAACTGACCCCCGAACAGGCGGAGATCGCCCGCCTCAAGCGGGAACTGGAACGGGCGAACAAGAAGCTGGCCACTACCGAGACCGCACTGTCCATCATGGGAAAAGCGCACGCGCTCTTGGAACAACTCTCCGAGAGCG GCGGACGCCGACGAGACGCGGAAGAAGCACTGACAGCCGCCCACCACGCCCTCACCGCAGCCGGTGTGACCACCCGTGCCGCAACAACATTGACCGCTGTGGCCCGCTCGACAGCGATCCGCACCCGGGAACGCCCGGCCGCTTCCGTCCCATCCGTCTCAGCGGTCATGCGTGCGCCGGCGAACAAGCTGTCCGCGCTCGAGCGCCGCCGGGTCGTGGAGGTGCTGTGCTCGGATCGGTTCGTCGACCGGGCGCCGCTCGAGGTGTACGCCACCCTGCTCGACGAGGGCATCTATCTGTGTTCGGTGGCGACGATGTACCGGATTCTGCGGGAGAACCGGCAGGTCAGCGACCGGCGTCGGCAGGCGCGACATCCGGCTCGGGCGTGTCCGGAATTGGTGGCGCGAGCCCCGCGGCAGGTGTACTCGTGGGACATCACGAAACTGCCCGGCCCAACCAAGGGTGTGTATTACGACGCGTATGTGATGGTCGACATCTACTCCCGATACATCGTCGGAGCGCACGTGCAGACCCATGAATCCGGGCTGCTGGCCGTCGAGTTCATGACCGATATCTTCGCCACCCACGGGATCCCCGAGGTGGTGCACGCGGATCGAGGCACATCGATGACGAGCAAGTCGGTCGCGACCTTGCTCGCGGACCTCGATGTGGTCCGGTCGCACTCGCGGCCGAGGGTGTCCAATGACAATCCATACTCCGAATCATTGTTCAAGACATTGAAATACGGACCGGGTTTCCCGGAGCGGTTCAGTTCGGTGCACCACGCCCGGGAGTTCATGGACTCGTTCGTCGCGTGGTACAACCACGATCACCGTCATACCGGAATCGGATTGCACACCCCGGCCGATGTGCACTTCGGTCTCGCGGCACCCAAGGCGACTGAGCGTGCTCGAGTGCTCGCCGACGCCCGCCGCACCCACCCCGCGCGCTTCGGTACGACGGACCCATACCCAACGATCCTGGCCCTACCCGCCGACGCCTGGATCAACAAACCCGTCCAAGACCCGGCGACCGAACCGGACACCGAGGAAGTCGCCGCTTAA